The sequence GCCCCACTGTTCGATTCAGGTACCTAGCTAACCAGTGGTCACACCCAGGTGTTGGGAGAGCCACCTCTTCGGGGCGGGCGGGCGGCAGCGAGCGGTGGCGGCGGCGTCGCCTACGGTCGGCGGAGTGACGGTTCGGCGAGCGCTACGCATCGCGCTGTGGGTCGAGGTCGCCCTCCTCGGTGTGCTGACCGCCACCGGGCTGTGGCTCAGCTGGTACTTCCGCCCGACGCGGGTCCGGCTGTTCACCTTCGACCGGCAGGGCATGCCGTCGTCGATCTTGTGGGGGGCGCGCATCCGCGCCCTGCACATCCTGAGCGGCTCGCTGTTCATCTGGGGCGCCCTCGGCGTCCTGGGCCTCGCCATCGCCGCCGCCGTCCAAGACACGCGCGCCCCCCGCACCCGCATCTGGATCCTCGCCGCC comes from Acidimicrobiales bacterium and encodes:
- a CDS encoding cytochrome b N-terminal domain-containing protein, with the translated sequence MTVRRALRIALWVEVALLGVLTATGLWLSWYFRPTRVRLFTFDRQGMPSSILWGARIRALHILSGSLFIWGALGVLGLAIAAAVQDTRAPRTRIWILAAAFTVTAWATSFTGILLPWDQLALWAVRINGNFHGMWTAAYSHDVRFILSGHREISQSLLRNWFLTHAFVLPPLLLAALVQLRRSTKD